The following are encoded in a window of Roseimaritima ulvae genomic DNA:
- a CDS encoding glycosyltransferase: MDRLIVFSDDWGRHPSSCQHLIRQLLPTTEVTWVNTIGMRPPRLDLLTARRGLEKIASWARRSEAKVVVRSANTTEAPEKAVEHVQASQLDSRNSHLASPTVIDAKMWPWMTHTWDRWLNQKLLCRQLHEAAEGAVAITTIPIVTDLIGTLPASKWVYYCVDDFSVWPGLDGKTLGRMEDALLPQMDRIVCVSDTLAEGIRKRGQDCEVLTHGVDLAFWQQPTPSPPTPQSPLPALRSPTVLFWGVVDRRMNVDWMLALADSLDEGQIVLAGPQQDPDPRLAQHERIQLLGPVPFEQLPELARQAGVLIMPYADLPVTRAMQPLKLKEYLATLKPVVVSPLPAIRGWEEFLHVAHDAEQFIALVKQQIANAAGGEDSEAKPIDLAALKDRLRAESWSAKAERLMEMIDSYPPQGTSRSLSS, encoded by the coding sequence ATGGATCGACTGATTGTATTTTCCGATGATTGGGGGCGGCATCCGTCAAGTTGCCAGCACTTGATTCGCCAGTTGCTGCCCACCACCGAGGTGACTTGGGTCAACACCATCGGCATGCGGCCCCCGCGACTGGATCTGCTGACCGCCCGACGCGGCCTGGAAAAGATCGCCAGTTGGGCACGCCGAAGCGAAGCCAAGGTCGTTGTTCGCTCCGCGAACACAACGGAGGCACCAGAGAAAGCAGTGGAGCACGTGCAGGCCTCGCAACTCGATTCTCGCAACTCGCATCTCGCCTCCCCCACCGTCATCGATGCCAAAATGTGGCCGTGGATGACACATACTTGGGATCGCTGGCTGAATCAAAAATTGCTCTGCAGGCAATTGCACGAGGCGGCCGAGGGGGCGGTTGCGATCACCACGATCCCGATCGTCACCGATCTGATCGGGACGCTGCCCGCATCCAAGTGGGTTTACTACTGCGTCGACGATTTTTCAGTCTGGCCGGGACTCGACGGCAAGACGCTGGGGCGCATGGAAGATGCGTTACTGCCCCAGATGGATCGGATCGTCTGCGTCAGTGACACGCTGGCTGAGGGCATTCGCAAACGCGGTCAAGACTGCGAAGTGCTCACGCACGGCGTCGACCTAGCGTTTTGGCAGCAACCGACTCCCTCGCCTCCCACGCCCCAGTCCCCACTCCCGGCGCTCCGCTCGCCTACCGTTCTGTTCTGGGGCGTGGTCGATCGTCGGATGAATGTGGACTGGATGCTGGCGCTGGCCGACTCCCTCGACGAAGGGCAGATCGTGCTGGCCGGCCCGCAACAGGATCCGGATCCCAGGTTGGCCCAGCACGAGCGAATCCAGCTGCTCGGACCGGTTCCCTTTGAACAGTTACCTGAACTAGCGCGGCAAGCCGGCGTGCTGATCATGCCCTATGCGGACCTGCCCGTGACCCGCGCCATGCAGCCGCTGAAGTTGAAGGAATACCTGGCGACTCTGAAGCCGGTGGTCGTCTCGCCCCTGCCGGCGATTCGAGGCTGGGAGGAATTTTTGCATGTCGCCCACGATGCGGAACAGTTCATCGCGCTGGTCAAGCAGCAGATAGCGAATGCGGCGGGAGGCGAAGATTCGGAAGCGAAGCCGATCGATCTGGCGGCCTTGAAAGATCGTTTGCGAGCCGAATCGTGGAGTGCCAAAGCGGAACGGTTGATGGAAATGATAGATTCCTATCCGCCGCAGGGCACTAGCCGATCCCTTTCAAGCTAG
- a CDS encoding VanZ family protein, translating to MLNSPKLYRSIPTPSEQRFATFRKLSAALALFFFLALIYGSMVPLTPRQLSWDQAVAKFGKLPWLQLGVYHRADWVANILVVLPAGWFAAAAVDLGRRSRGPLLWAIPLIVGLLSATVILIEFCQVWFPPRTQSKNDIAAGLLGALAGPMLWLLCGRAVFTILDSIRHTRLTQIRVLWAVVAYAILNLIYAVLPLDVMVDPAEWSSKLSAGRLILWPTASLDIDSNLVRGLLLAGLRTSIVAFAISLYRGPLWGLMLGTGFALLCELVQIPIYTRTASSLDVLAGVAGACGGLLVAGQWERVNRWMRRPLSWGLLFLGLLLLINLITLGRSGQWISDPEWIQQRWASFFAWPFVKYYYTSEFAAGTNLLSKLLSFAIVGFVLKGAQRTAPARFSRSVAVVGWLSIGMVAVMLEIAQVYLPPQIPDAADVCIYIAGAMFGYGSHWMFSLDDRSVVTA from the coding sequence ATGCTGAATTCCCCCAAACTCTATCGCTCAATACCAACTCCAAGCGAGCAGCGGTTCGCGACGTTTCGAAAGCTGTCCGCGGCCTTGGCGTTGTTCTTTTTCCTGGCTCTTATTTATGGCTCGATGGTGCCGCTGACGCCTCGCCAGCTTTCTTGGGACCAGGCGGTAGCCAAGTTTGGAAAATTGCCCTGGCTGCAATTGGGCGTTTACCACCGCGCGGATTGGGTGGCCAATATCTTAGTGGTGCTGCCGGCGGGCTGGTTTGCAGCCGCCGCTGTGGATCTTGGTCGCCGCTCGCGCGGGCCCCTGCTGTGGGCGATTCCCTTGATTGTGGGCTTGCTATCCGCCACGGTAATCCTGATCGAATTCTGTCAGGTTTGGTTTCCGCCCCGGACGCAATCGAAAAACGATATTGCAGCCGGCTTGTTGGGCGCCTTGGCGGGGCCCATGCTATGGCTGCTCTGTGGCCGAGCCGTGTTCACCATCCTGGACTCCATTCGCCACACTCGTTTGACGCAGATTCGCGTGCTGTGGGCCGTGGTGGCTTACGCGATTTTGAATTTGATCTATGCCGTATTGCCGCTGGATGTGATGGTCGATCCCGCCGAATGGTCCAGCAAATTGTCAGCCGGTCGCTTGATCTTGTGGCCCACTGCCTCCCTGGACATTGATTCCAATCTGGTGCGTGGGTTGCTGTTGGCGGGTCTACGAACATCGATCGTCGCCTTCGCCATCTCGCTGTACCGAGGGCCACTTTGGGGACTGATGCTGGGGACGGGATTTGCGTTGTTATGCGAATTGGTCCAGATCCCGATTTACACTCGAACCGCTTCCTCGTTGGACGTTCTGGCCGGCGTCGCAGGAGCCTGCGGAGGCTTATTGGTTGCCGGGCAATGGGAACGCGTCAACCGTTGGATGCGTCGTCCTCTGTCCTGGGGCCTGCTGTTTCTTGGGCTGTTACTGTTGATCAATCTGATTACGTTGGGCCGTTCCGGGCAATGGATCAGTGATCCGGAATGGATTCAGCAACGTTGGGCTTCTTTTTTTGCTTGGCCGTTCGTTAAGTACTACTACACCAGTGAATTTGCCGCCGGCACCAATTTGCTGTCGAAACTGCTGAGCTTTGCAATCGTCGGTTTTGTGCTCAAGGGTGCGCAGCGCACGGCGCCCGCACGGTTCTCGCGTTCGGTAGCCGTGGTGGGTTGGCTAAGTATTGGTATGGTCGCGGTGATGTTGGAAATTGCGCAGGTGTATCTGCCCCCCCAGATTCCCGATGCCGCGGATGTATGCATCTATATTGCAGGAGCGATGTTCGGCTACGGCAGCCACTGGATGTTCAGCCTGGATGATCGATCGGTGGTGACCGCATGA
- a CDS encoding glycosyltransferase family 4 protein: MNRSESVTAPQESPLVMHVRVVSGTGGGPDKTILNSPRFLSELGYRSVCVYLRDPRDDGFSVLARRAAARQAPIEAVDDFGIRDIGIVSRMRDLVERYQPTIWHGHDYKSNLLGLILRRRHPMELVTTVHGWVHKTWKTPLYYFLDRRCLPRYQQVICVSQDLYDDCLRIGVPESRLSLIDNAIALDDYSDQQDSGVAKSQLGFPPEIPLVVAVGRLSYEKGFDLLIQAVANLIDSGEKVSLAIAGDGAERAALQGLIDATGHGDSIRLLGFVDDPRRVYQAADLYALSSRREGLPNVVLEAMAMGVPVLATNVAGMPTLLQQDVNGCLIEPDNLDQLQSELLRLLGDADTRQRLSAAARKTIEQRFSFRRRMEKVVRTYK; this comes from the coding sequence TTGAATCGATCGGAAAGCGTAACGGCGCCACAAGAGTCTCCGCTGGTAATGCATGTCCGGGTGGTCAGCGGGACCGGCGGAGGGCCGGACAAGACGATCCTTAATTCGCCGCGGTTTCTCAGCGAGCTCGGATACCGTAGCGTCTGTGTTTATCTGCGGGATCCGCGCGACGATGGGTTTTCGGTGCTCGCTCGACGCGCGGCCGCCCGACAAGCTCCTATTGAAGCCGTCGATGACTTTGGTATTCGGGACATCGGGATTGTTTCGCGGATGCGAGACTTGGTCGAACGCTACCAGCCCACCATCTGGCACGGGCACGACTACAAAAGCAACCTGCTGGGACTGATCCTGCGACGGCGACACCCCATGGAGCTGGTCACCACGGTACACGGCTGGGTGCACAAAACCTGGAAGACGCCGTTGTACTACTTCCTTGATCGCCGCTGCCTGCCGCGATACCAACAGGTGATTTGTGTCTCCCAAGACCTGTACGACGACTGCCTTCGGATCGGTGTACCGGAATCCAGGTTATCTTTGATCGATAACGCCATCGCGTTGGACGACTATTCCGATCAACAGGACAGCGGCGTAGCCAAGTCGCAACTTGGATTTCCGCCCGAGATACCGCTGGTCGTGGCGGTGGGGCGACTATCTTACGAGAAAGGTTTTGACCTACTCATTCAAGCGGTTGCCAATCTGATCGACTCGGGCGAAAAAGTCTCGCTTGCCATCGCTGGCGACGGCGCCGAGCGAGCCGCACTGCAAGGTCTGATCGACGCGACCGGTCATGGTGATTCGATTCGTTTGTTGGGGTTCGTCGACGATCCTCGACGGGTCTACCAAGCGGCGGATCTGTACGCCCTGAGCAGTCGCCGCGAAGGACTGCCCAACGTGGTGTTGGAAGCGATGGCGATGGGAGTGCCGGTGCTGGCCACCAATGTCGCCGGCATGCCGACGCTGCTGCAGCAAGATGTCAACGGCTGTCTGATCGAGCCTGACAACCTGGACCAATTACAATCCGAACTGCTTCGTTTGCTGGGCGATGCCGACACTCGTCAGCGACTGAGCGCAGCGGCGAGAAAAACCATTGAGCAGCGGTTTAGTTTTCGTCGCCGCATGGAAAAAGTTGTGCGAACGTACAAGTAA